The DNA sequence TCGCCGAGGTGGTGTGCGAGGAGAAGCACATGGGGTCCCGGGCGGTGGTCGTGCTCGCCCGCGACGCGGCCGTGGCCGAGTCCCGGTTCGGCGTCGCCGACGCCACCGGCATGGTGTACACCCGCACCGGCCGGCCGTTCTTCGACGACCCGGCGCTCACCGAGGAGCTCGTGGGCCGGCTGCGGGCGCGGGTGGCCGAGGCGGGCCTGTGGCAGGAGCTCGACACCGGGTGGCTGGTGCTCGACTGCGAGCTGCTGCCGTGGTCGGCGAAGGCCGGCGAGCTGATCCGGGAGCAGTACGCGGCGGTGGGGGCGGCGGCGCTCGCCGCGCTGCCGGAGGCGCTCGCCGCGCTCGACGCGGCGGCCGGGCGCGGCCTGGATGTGGGCGGCTTGCGCGACCGCACCCGACGCCGCTTGGAGAACGCTGCCCGGTTCCGCGACGCGTATGCGCGCTACTGCGGCCCGGTGTCCGGCCTCGACGGGATCGGCCTCGCGCCGTTCCAGATCCTCGCCGCCGAGGGCCGGGTGCTCGCCGTCGAGCGGCCGCACTCCTGGCACCTGGAGACGCTGGCGCGGCTCGCCACCGGCGACGGACTGATCATCCCGACCCGGCACGTGTACGTCGCCCTCGCCGACGAGGCGTCCCGCCGGGCCGCGACCGGGTGGTGGGAGGAGCTCACCGATGCGGGCGGCGAGGGCATGGTGGTCAAGCCGCTCGCCCCGCCGACCGGGCGCGTGCAGCCGGGCGTGAAGGTGCGCGGCCGCGAGTATCTGCGCATCATCTACGGTCCCGATTACACCGAGCCAGAGCAGATGCGAGAATTGCGGCATCGTGCCCTGGGTAAGAAGCGGTCCATGGCGTTGCGGGAGTACGCGCTCGGGCTGGAGGCGCTCACCCGGCTGGTGGAGGGTGAGCCGCTGTGGCGGGTCCACGAACCCGTCTTCGCGGTGCTGGCGCTGGAGTCCGAACCGGTCGACCCCCGCCTGTGAGGCGTTCCCGGCGGCAGGACGGCCTCGCCTCGCGCGGGAGCGGCGGCGGGAGTCGCGGTTCCGAGCGGAGACCGGACGGCCACGCGGGCCGGTCGGCGCCCGAGCCCGGGCAGGCGGAGAGTAGCGGGAACCCGGGATGGCGCGTGGGCGCGTGCGGCGGATGTTGAGAGGGCTCTTCGGCCGGGGCGGCCGGCTGGTGCACCTGCGCCACGAGTGGCGGGACATCGAGGTCATCGGCCGGGTGCACATGCAGGAGTGCCCCACCTGCCGCCGCACGCGGATCCGCATCCGATGATCCCGCGGTCGGTACGGCCCGGCGCGAGGGCGGCCCCGAGTGTGCGTCCGCCCGGCCCCCGGGTGAGCCGTGGCGCCGCCGCCCCGGCCACGTGGCGCCGCCGCTGCCGATGGCGGCGCCGGTGGTGGGCGGGCGGGGGTACGGCCGCCGCCGGCGCGGTGAGGGGTGGGAAGCCGGGGATGTGCGCGCCCGGCCCGTACGCGCCGGCCGTCCGGGCACCGGGCAGGAGGCGGCCGGGTGCCGAGGCCCGGCCGGGGCCGTTACCGGTGGCGGTGGTGGTGCCGATGGTGGACGATGGCGGCCACGCCGGCCACGATCATGAAGATCACCCAGATCTTCAGCGCGGCGATCAGCGGCCAGGCCGTACCGGCGACGAGCGAGACGACGCCGAGCCCGGCGAACAGGGCGAGGGGGAAGGGCACGTGGTGCCGGTGCCGGTGCGGGCGGTGCGCCCACGGCGGTCCCCAGGGCGCGTGGCGGGCCCCATGCCGGCACGCCGGGTGCCGGGCCGGCTCCCAGGCCCGCGCGTAGGCGTCCTGCCAGGCCCGCCGGGCGTCGTCCCACGCGCCGTACGGGGCCCAGGGCTCCGGCCGCGGCTCGGCGGTCGCCGGGTCGGCGCCGGGCCGCGCCGCGGACGAGCCCGGCAGGTCGGCGAGGAGCGCCCGCAGGTCCGCGTGGGTGCGGGCGGTGAGGGCCCGCTCGAGCCGCTCGTCGAACTCGTCCCGGTCGAGGCGGCCCTGCGCGTAGTGCTCGCGCAGCGCGGCCGCCACCTCGTCGCGCTCGGCGTCGCCGACGCGCAGCCCGTCGGGCGCGGGGGAGGCCGTGCCGTACCGGCCGGTGTGGGGCGCGTCCATCGGCCTCACTCCTCGTCGGGGTCGCCCTCGGCGAGGATCTGGTAGAGCCTGCGCCGGGTCTCCACCAGCGTCTGCCGCGCCTGGCGGATCTGCGCGTCGCTGCCGGTCTGCAGGACCTGGAAGAGCGCCGCGGCGGTCTGCCGCCCGAGGTCGAGGATCTCCCAGGCGGAGTCGTCCACCTGCGGGGTCATCTCCTCCCACGGGGCGCGCAGCTCGTCGGCGTGCTCGGCGACGTACGCGCGGCCGGCCTCGGTGAGGTGGAAGATGCGGCGCCCGTCGGTCTCCTCCGCGCGCACCAGGCCCTCGTCGGTGAGCTGCTGCAGCGCCGGGTAGACCGCGCCCGGGCTCGGCTTCCAGCCGCCCTGGCTGCGCTCGGCGATCTCCTGGATGATCTGGTAGCCGTTGCGCGGCTCCTCGGCGAGCAGCGCGAGGATCGCGGCGCGTACGTCGCCGCGCTTCGCCTTACGCCCGCGGCTCCACCCGGGGCGCCCGCCGCCGAACGGGAAGCCCCGCGCCCAGGGGCCGGCCCAGAACCCCCAGTCGAAGCCGCGCGGGCCGTGATGCCGGTGCATGCGTTCCTTCCTCTCACCGTGGTGGAAACCGCCGCACGCCTCGGC is a window from the Thermopolyspora flexuosa genome containing:
- a CDS encoding DUF1707 SHOCT-like domain-containing protein, translated to MDAPHTGRYGTASPAPDGLRVGDAERDEVAAALREHYAQGRLDRDEFDERLERALTARTHADLRALLADLPGSSAARPGADPATAEPRPEPWAPYGAWDDARRAWQDAYARAWEPARHPACRHGARHAPWGPPWAHRPHRHRHHVPFPLALFAGLGVVSLVAGTAWPLIAALKIWVIFMIVAGVAAIVHHRHHHRHR
- a CDS encoding PadR family transcriptional regulator is translated as MAHAFATGAFCGPWHGPWHGPGHRLRHKLRRHLAEALAEACGGFHHGERKERMHRHHGPRGFDWGFWAGPWARGFPFGGGRPGWSRGRKAKRGDVRAAILALLAEEPRNGYQIIQEIAERSQGGWKPSPGAVYPALQQLTDEGLVRAEETDGRRIFHLTEAGRAYVAEHADELRAPWEEMTPQVDDSAWEILDLGRQTAAALFQVLQTGSDAQIRQARQTLVETRRRLYQILAEGDPDEE